The Streptomyces sp. V4I8 genome includes the window TCGACGACTGGGGGCGGATGGCGCAGTACAACGACCCGCTGGGCGGTCAGTTCGCCGTCTGGCAGCCGGGGAAGAACTCGGGCTTCGAGCTGGCGGACGAGCCGGGCTCACTGTCGTGGACCGAGCTGTACACGAGCGACGCGGCGGGCGCGAAGGAGTTCTACGGCGGTCTCTTCGGCTGGCAGTACAGCGACATGGAGCTGCCGGGCGGCGGGGGCGCCTACACCCTGATCACACCGGCCGGACTGCCCGAGGAGCGCATGCAGGGCGGCCTCATGGAGCTGCCCGAGGAGAACCTCGCGCTGGCGAGCGGGCGGCCGTACTGGCACCCGGTCTTCAACGTCACCGACTGCGACGCCGCGGTCGCCAAGGTCACCGAGAACGGCGGCAGTGTGCAGATGGGCCCGGAGGACGCGGAGGGCGTCGGCCGCCTGGCGGTCTGCCTCGACCCGGCGAACGCGGACTTCGTGGTGCTGACGCCGGCCACCCCGAGCTGACCCCTCAGCACTCGGACCGACCCCGCGGAACCACGTCCGGCAGTCGTCACGCCGATCTGCGGAACCCGATCGTCGGCACCGCCCGCCGCAGCGGCCAAGGTCTCCCCTGTTCCTCCGGCACCAGGTCGGCCAGGAACGCGTACCGGCGCAGGGCCTCGGGGTCCTGCCGGTCGAGGGACCGGACCTTGCGCCACCAGGCGCCGATCTCGGCCCAGCCGGGCGCCGAGAGGGAGCCGCCGAACTCCTGGACGGACAGGGCGGCCGTGAGGCCGGCGAAGGCGAGGCGGTCGGCCAGCGGCCAGTCGGCCAGGGTGCCGGCGACGAAGCCGGCCACGAAGACATCCCCGGCGCCCGTCGGGTCCAGGGCCTCCACGGCGATGGCGGGCACCACGGCCGTCTCCCCGGTCCGGCCGTCCACCGCGTACGCGCCCTCCGCGCCGAGGGTGACCACGGCGACCGGGACG containing:
- a CDS encoding VOC family protein, with the protein product MITTDLAPGSPCWLDLGAPDVRAAAAFYGAVLGWEYESMGESEDFEGGMFKKDGKTVAGIGKLTEEGARSAWMIYYTVDDADATTQAVERAGGTVRVPPRDLDDWGRMAQYNDPLGGQFAVWQPGKNSGFELADEPGSLSWTELYTSDAAGAKEFYGGLFGWQYSDMELPGGGGAYTLITPAGLPEERMQGGLMELPEENLALASGRPYWHPVFNVTDCDAAVAKVTENGGSVQMGPEDAEGVGRLAVCLDPANADFVVLTPATPS